A stretch of the Porites lutea chromosome 12, jaPorLute2.1, whole genome shotgun sequence genome encodes the following:
- the LOC140921436 gene encoding uncharacterized protein translates to MIKLWVFVLALVTASYSSQASKCPANCQCNNTAMECTIDDLNYLNTTHDSSLTSLTLSGGKIKEIPPRIFIGLPRLQFLSLAGNEISEISNGSFSGLNNLQELVLENNQIHTVPAEVLLPLKSLRYLNLKGNRYKRLPSSILLLHSLEKIEVDNITNCQFCEIDFALNCSSEYQREFRQIAAFGNVSGVCVSWIHCQYSPDNSCACRSPSKVPPIKNLQTNSTQFNLSTALYNNSYHNDSGPPSVTSVPLIEDSVPLKSFIFILSLVATFSNMLIVKVVFTTERLKNLKAMFLAGHIAACDFLISSFLLVIAINATILTSEQRQRHIDSWRKYVCPTIISTRSVALLVEPLALFLMTLDRYKLIVHYSRPATHLTRRTVLITISLAWLLSAILVGSQTIGFVTTHEFKSILCGRASWSKNYGNYIEKAGIAGSSVLFLLSCVMYIRIYRVVKTQDNIRRSKAYTRVAKLIFALVLSTLVLWYLPAMIVAFIGHQTYAKEIRQLTIFISFTTNSLVNPFLYVFREKKFRQELRLLLRMCNSNVKTVKSKRKIERNPTGIVNGGRLTDGDDESNKTHGTSL, encoded by the exons ATGATCAAGCTATGGGTGTTCGTCTTAGCTTTAGTAACTGCATCTTATTCTTCACAAGCTTCAAAATGTCCCGCCAATTGCCAATGTAACAACACGGCGATGGAATGTACCATTGATGATCTGAATTACCTCAATACTACACACGACAGCAGCTTAACCAGCTT AACTCTTTCTGGAGGCAAAATCAAGGAAATCCCCCCGAGAATATTCATTGGACTTCCCCGACTTCAGTTCCT GTCTCTTGCAGGCAATGAAATATCAGAGATCTCCAATGGATCTTTCAGTGGTTTGAACAACTTACAGGAGCT GGTTCTAGAAAACAACCAGATCCACACAGTACCGGCAGAAGTATTGCTCCCTCTGAAGTCGCTGCGGTATCTTAACTTAAAAGGAAACAGATACAAACGTTTACCGTCTTCCATACTGTTACTGCATTCGCTGGAAAAGATTGAGGTGGATAATATTACAAACTGTCAATTTTGTGAGATTGACTTCGCGTTAAACTGTTCGTCTGAATATCAAAGAGAATTTAGACAAATTGCAGCCTTTGGAAATGTTTCTGGCGTTTGTGTAAGCTGGATTCATTGCCAGTACTCTCCCGACAATTCATGCGCTTGCCGCTCCCCTTCAAAGGTACCTCCGATCAAAAATTTACAGACGAATTCCACGCAATTCAACTTAAGCACTGCGCTTTATAACAATTCATACCACAACGACAGCGGCCCGCCTTCAGTAACATCGGTGCCTCTGATAGAAGACAGCGTGCCACTAAAATCCTTCATATTCATCTTGAGTTTGGTGGCGACTTTCTCTAACATGCTCATTGTCAAGGTTGTATTCACCACAGAGCGACTAAAAAACCTTAAAGCTATGTTCCTTGCTGGTCACATTGCTGCGTGTGATTTCTTAATAAGTTCTTTTTTACTGGTGATTGCCATCAATGCTACAATTCTTACTTCTGAACAGAGACAAAGACACATTGATTCTTGGAGAAAGTACGTCTGTCCCACGATAATCTCGACTCGTTCAGTAGCTCTTCTTGTGGAACCTTTGGCCCTTTTCTTAATGACTTTGGATCGCTACAAGCTTATCGTACATTACTCAAGACCGGCAACCCATCTCACGCGTCGTACTGTGTTAATCACGATCTCCTTGGCGTGGTTATTAAGCGCTATCCTCGTGGGCAGTCAAACAATTGGCTTCGTGACGACTCACGAATTCAAAAGCATTCTCTGTGGACGGGCGAGCTGGAGTAAAAACTATGGAAATTATATCGAGAAGGCAGGAATTGCTGGTAGCTCTGTCCTTTTTCTGCTGTCATGTGTCATGTACATTCGTATTTACCGCGTAGTGAAGACCCAGGATAACATAAGGAGGTCAAAGGCGTACACAAGAGTCGCTAAACTTATCTTTGCTCTTGTGTTGAGCACGCTGGTATTATGGTACCTTCCAGCTATGATTGTGGCATTTATAGGGCACCAGACTTACGCGAAAGAAATTCGTCAGCTCACTATCTTCATTTCATTTACTACAAACTCGCTGGTGAATCCATTTCTGTACGTGTTCAGAGAGAAAAAATTCCGACAGGAATTGCGCCTCCTTTTACGTATGTGTAATTCCAACGTAAAAACAGTAAAGAGCAAGCGCAAGATTGAAAGGAATCCAACGGGTATTGTCAATGGAGGCAGACTTACGGACGGTGACGATGAATCAAACAAGACTCATGGCACGTCCCTGTAA
- the LOC140921558 gene encoding adenosine receptor A3-like, protein MLIVKVVFTTERLKNLKAMFLAGHIAACDFLISSFLLVIAINATILTSEQRQRHIDSWKKYVCPTIISTRSVALLVEPLALFLMTLDRYKLIVHYSRPATHLTRRTVLITISLAWLLSAILVGSQTIGFVTTHEFKSILCGRASWSKNYGNYIEKAGIAGSSVLFLLSCVMYIRIYRVVKTQDNIRRSKAYTRVAKLIFALVLSTLVLWYLPAMIVAFIGHQTYAKEIRQLTIFISFTTNSLVNPFLYVFREKKFRQELRLLLRMCNSNVKTVKSKRKIERNPTGIVNGGRLTDGDDESNKTHGTSL, encoded by the coding sequence ATGCTCATTGTCAAGGTTGTATTCACCACAGAGCGACTAAAAAACCTTAAAGCTATGTTCCTTGCTGGTCACATTGCTGCGTGTGATTTCTTAATAAGTTCTTTTTTACTGGTGATTGCCATCAATGCTACAATTCTTACTTCTGAACAGAGACAAAGACACATTGATTCTTGGAAAAAGTACGTCTGTCCCACGATAATCTCGACTCGTTCAGTAGCTCTTCTTGTGGAACCTTTGGCCCTTTTCTTAATGACTTTGGATCGCTACAAGCTTATCGTACATTACTCAAGACCGGCAACCCATCTCACGCGTCGTACTGTGTTAATCACGATCTCCTTGGCGTGGTTATTAAGCGCTATCCTCGTGGGCAGTCAAACAATTGGCTTCGTGACGACTCACGAATTCAAAAGCATTCTCTGTGGACGGGCGAGCTGGAGTAAAAACTATGGAAATTATATCGAGAAGGCAGGAATTGCTGGTAGCTCTGTCCTTTTTCTGCTGTCATGTGTCATGTACATTCGTATTTACCGCGTAGTGAAGACCCAGGATAACATAAGGAGGTCAAAGGCGTACACAAGAGTCGCTAAACTTATCTTTGCTCTTGTGTTGAGCACGCTGGTATTATGGTACCTTCCAGCTATGATTGTGGCATTTATAGGGCACCAGACTTACGCGAAAGAAATTCGTCAGCTCACTATCTTCATTTCATTTACTACAAACTCGCTGGTGAATCCATTTCTGTACGTGTTCAGAGAGAAAAAATTCCGACAGGAATTGCGCCTCCTTTTACGTATGTGTAATTCCAACGTAAAAACAGTAAAGAGCAAGCGCAAGATTGAAAGGAATCCAACGGGTATTGTCAATGGAGGCAGACTTACGGACGGTGACGATGAATCAAACAAGACTCATGGCACGTCCCTGTAA
- the LOC140921306 gene encoding PR domain zinc finger protein 14-like yields MEYGDSSVYFPFTFTQQDIDNVLYGYIRTPEKSTNGFALSGIYVTLANEQWNPWLPNVFKAHHEHTTGHPRPYMDMIQEEQCVQNLPENLKIVETILPTGRHRGVFCGQRRIAKGTRYGPYTGNIVLPQQMGPHENNSVWEVFQDGELTHYVDGAGDQRNWMKYVNCARHDGEQNLVLVQEDGEVFYEVCKEVPEGCELLVWYGDTYLKYMGIPITMKTKLSKIENDGGLGGDSFACDRCGKVFAYKYYRDKHLKYTRCVDQGDRKYPCHLCNRSFEKRDRLRIHILHVHEKHRPHQCSQCGKRFSQSSSLNKHLRVHSGERPYKCPYCIKAFTASSILRTHIRQHSGEKPFKCRHCGKAFASHAAHDSHVRRTHTKEKPCICEFCGKAFAQSYELKFHMNMHTGEKPYTCEKCGRGFSSPSSRDRHRSNFDCTTRKNRAPKIMRKGSEGNEGEFNEMDCDIIPTEEEEELKL; encoded by the exons ATGGAGTACGGAGACTCTTCTGTGTATTTTCCGTTCACATTCACTCAACAAGATATTGATAACGTGCTTTACGGATATATTCGCACTCCAGAAAAGTCCACTAATGGTTTTGCACTCTCTGGTATTTATGTTACATTGGCAAATG AACAATGGAATCCATGGCTTCCTAATGTTTTTAAAGCACATCACGAACACACCACGGGTCACCCAAGGCCGTACATGGACATGATTCAGGAAGAGCAGTGCGTGCAAAACTTACCAGAAAATCTCAAGATCGTCGAGACGATCCTGCCTACTGGGAGGCATCGAGGGGTATTTTGCGGTCAGCGGAGAATAGCAAAAGGAACTCGATATGGGCCTTACACTGGAAACATTGTTCTACCACAGCAAATGGGCCCTCATGAAAACAACAGCGTATGGGAG GTATTCCAGGATGGAGAACTGACTCACTACGTTGATGGAGCAGGAGACCAGAGAAACTGGATGAAATACGTCAACTGCGCAAGACATGACGGAGAGCAGAACCTGGTTCTAGTTCAAGAGGATGGAGAAGTGTTTTATGAAGTGTGCAAAGAAGTGCCAGAGGGATGCGAGTTATTGGTTTGGTACGGAGATACCTATCTCAAGTATATGGGAATTCCAATCACTATGAAGACTAAACTGTCCAAGATAGAAAACGATGGAGGTCTTG GTGGAGACAGCTTTGCTTGTGACCGTTGTGGCAAAGTGTTTGCTTATAAGTACTACCGAGATAAGCATTTGAAATATACGCGGTGCGTGGACCAGGGCGACCGAAAGTACCCGTGCCACCTATGCAACCGTTCCTTTGAGAAGCGAGATCGTCTGCGCATTCATATTCTGCACGTGCACGAGAAACACAGACCTCATCAATGCAGTCAATGTGGCAAGCGGTTTTCTCAGTCGTCGAGTTTAAACAAACATTTGCGAGTGCACAGTGGCGAGAGGCCTTACAAGTGTCCCTACTGCATCAAAGCCTTCACGGCGTCATCGATTCTACGCACTCACATTCGACAACACAGCGGCGAAAAACCATTTAAATGTCGCCATTGTGGAAAAGCTTTCGCATCTCACGCCGCGCATGATAGTCACGTGCGACGCACTCATACTAAAGAGAAGCCCTGTATTTGTGAGTTCTGCGGCAAAGCGTTTGCACAATCCTACGAGCTCAAATTTCACATGAACATGCATACGGGAGAGAAGCCTTACACTTGCGAAAAGTGTGGCCGAGGTTTTTCAAGTCCTTCATCCCGCGATCGCCATCGATCGAACTTCGATTGTACGACTCGGAAAAATCGAGCACCGAAGATAATGCGAAAGGGTTCCGAAGGCAATGAAGGAGAATTCAACGAGATGGACTGTGATATCATCCCTacagaagaggaagaagaacttaaattataa